The following are encoded in a window of Streptomyces sp. Go-475 genomic DNA:
- the argH gene encoding argininosuccinate lyase — MSSNSGDVRLWGGRFADGPAEALAKLSASVHFDWRLAPYDIAGSRAHARVLHKAGLLTEDELTRMIAGLDQLEADVADGTFVGTIADEDVHTALERGLLERLGPDLGGKLRAGRSRNDQVATLFRMYLRDHARVIGGLIAELQDALIGLAEAHPDVAMPGRTHLQHAQPVLFAHHVLAHVQSLSRDAERLRQWDARTAVSPYGSGALAGSSLGLDPEAVARDLGFEHGSAGNSIDGTASRDFVAEFAFITAMIGVNLSRIAEEVIIWNTKEFSFVTLHDAFSTGSSIMPQKKNPDIAELARGKSGRLIGNLTGLLATLKALPLAYNRDLQEDKEPVFDSIDQLEVLLPAFTGMMATLTVHRERMEELAPAGFSLATDIAEWLVKQGVPFRVAHEVAGECVKAAEAEGKELDELTDEQFAKISTHLTPEVRSVLNVPGALASRNGRGGTAPSAVAIQLAEVKQDVAAQHEWAVAKKQG, encoded by the coding sequence GTGAGCAGCAACAGCGGTGACGTCCGGCTCTGGGGCGGCCGATTCGCCGACGGTCCCGCCGAGGCCCTGGCGAAGCTGTCCGCGTCCGTCCACTTCGACTGGCGGCTCGCGCCGTACGACATCGCCGGTTCGCGTGCGCACGCGCGCGTGCTGCACAAGGCGGGACTCCTCACGGAGGACGAGCTGACCCGCATGATCGCCGGGCTCGACCAGCTGGAGGCGGACGTCGCCGACGGCACCTTCGTGGGCACGATCGCCGACGAGGACGTGCACACGGCCCTGGAGCGCGGCCTGCTGGAGCGCCTCGGCCCCGACCTCGGCGGCAAGCTCCGCGCGGGCCGCTCCCGCAACGACCAGGTCGCCACCCTCTTCCGGATGTACCTGCGCGACCACGCCCGGGTCATCGGCGGCCTCATCGCCGAGCTCCAGGACGCGCTGATCGGCCTCGCCGAGGCCCATCCGGACGTGGCGATGCCCGGCCGCACGCACCTGCAGCACGCCCAGCCGGTCCTCTTCGCCCACCACGTCCTGGCGCACGTCCAGTCCCTCTCCCGGGATGCCGAGCGCCTGCGCCAGTGGGACGCGCGCACGGCGGTGTCGCCGTACGGCTCGGGCGCCCTGGCGGGCTCCTCCCTGGGTCTGGACCCGGAGGCGGTGGCGAGGGACCTCGGGTTCGAGCACGGCTCCGCGGGCAACTCGATCGACGGCACGGCCTCCCGCGACTTCGTCGCCGAGTTCGCCTTCATCACGGCGATGATCGGGGTCAACCTCTCCCGGATCGCCGAGGAGGTCATCATCTGGAACACGAAGGAGTTCTCCTTCGTGACCCTGCACGACGCGTTCTCCACGGGCTCGTCGATCATGCCGCAGAAGAAGAACCCGGACATCGCGGAGCTGGCCCGCGGCAAGTCGGGCCGCCTGATCGGCAACCTGACGGGCCTGCTCGCGACCCTCAAGGCACTGCCCCTCGCCTACAACCGCGACCTCCAGGAGGACAAGGAGCCGGTCTTCGACTCCATCGACCAGCTGGAGGTCCTGCTCCCCGCCTTCACCGGCATGATGGCCACGCTCACCGTCCACCGCGAGCGCATGGAGGAACTGGCCCCCGCCGGCTTCTCCCTCGCCACGGACATCGCCGAGTGGCTGGTCAAGCAGGGCGTCCCGTTCCGCGTGGCCCACGAGGTGGCCGGCGAGTGCGTGAAGGCCGCCGAGGCGGAGGGCAAGGAGCTGGACGAGCTGACGGACGAGCAGTTCGCCAAGATCTCCACCCACCTCACTCCGGAGGTCCGCTCGGTCCTCAACGTCCCCGGCGCCCTGGCGTCCCGCAACGGCAGGGGCGGCACGGCTCCCAGCGCGGTCGCGATCCAGCTCGCCGAAGTGAAGCAGGACGTGGCGGCCCAGCACGAGTGGGCGGTGGCCAAGAAGCAGGGGTGA
- a CDS encoding pyridoxamine 5'-phosphate oxidase family protein → MGKTYECIEGRLRSFIEAQPVFFTATAPLSADGTVNLSPKGLRGSFVVLDEHRVAYLDFAGSNAETIAHLRENGRITLMWCAFQGPPNIVRVHGRGEPVFRDDPRFGELLANFPDIDPAQHGLRAVIVVTAELVRDSCGYAVPFMAYEQDRDLHGKRFAREDDASLSAYFAKKEHIATSLDGLPGLPLPLPPSTV, encoded by the coding sequence ATGGGAAAGACTTATGAGTGCATAGAAGGCCGGCTCCGCTCGTTCATCGAGGCGCAGCCGGTCTTCTTCACCGCCACCGCTCCCCTGTCCGCCGACGGCACGGTCAACCTGTCCCCCAAGGGCCTCCGGGGCTCCTTCGTGGTCCTCGACGAGCACCGCGTGGCCTACCTCGACTTCGCCGGCTCCAACGCCGAGACCATCGCCCATCTGCGGGAGAACGGGCGGATCACCCTGATGTGGTGCGCCTTCCAGGGCCCGCCGAACATCGTCCGGGTGCACGGCAGGGGTGAACCGGTCTTCCGCGACGACCCCCGTTTCGGGGAACTGCTCGCGAACTTCCCGGACATCGACCCGGCGCAGCACGGCCTGCGCGCCGTCATCGTCGTCACGGCCGAACTCGTCCGCGACAGCTGCGGCTACGCGGTGCCCTTCATGGCGTACGAGCAGGACCGCGATCTGCACGGCAAGCGGTTCGCCCGCGAGGACGACGCCTCGCTCAGCGCCTACTTCGCCAAGAAGGAGCACATCGCCACCAGCCTGGACGGACTTCCCGGGCTGCCGTTGCCTCTGCCGCCCTCTACCGTCTGA
- a CDS encoding L,D-transpeptidase family protein: MRPGALALAVSSLVVLGAGPPAPAPPLPARMADTGGGTQLITAVAPERNSTTGTVTWWDRTGGRWVSTGTAPARFGANGLVAGGSRKQGTDTTPTGLYDLPYAFGIEAAPRGTAYPYRRVHRDSWWCQDNDSRSYNRWSEPRAADCRAAEAEQLITYRAQYAHALVIGFNYERPVRGRGAGIFLHVHGRGATAGCVSVPKDAMRRILTWADPARRPHIAVGTESGSTAVTRL, translated from the coding sequence ATGCGCCCCGGTGCCCTCGCCCTCGCCGTCTCCTCCCTCGTCGTGCTCGGCGCCGGGCCGCCCGCCCCCGCACCGCCGTTGCCGGCCCGGATGGCGGACACCGGCGGCGGCACCCAGCTGATCACCGCGGTGGCCCCGGAGAGGAACTCGACGACGGGCACCGTCACCTGGTGGGACCGCACCGGCGGACGCTGGGTGAGCACCGGTACCGCGCCCGCCCGCTTCGGAGCGAACGGACTCGTCGCGGGCGGCTCCCGCAAGCAGGGCACCGACACCACGCCCACGGGCCTGTACGACCTGCCGTACGCCTTCGGCATCGAGGCGGCACCGCGCGGGACGGCGTACCCGTACCGCCGGGTGCACCGGGACTCCTGGTGGTGCCAGGACAACGACTCGCGCTCCTACAACCGCTGGAGCGAACCCCGTGCGGCCGACTGCCGGGCCGCCGAGGCCGAGCAGCTGATCACCTACCGGGCGCAGTACGCACACGCGCTGGTCATCGGCTTCAACTACGAGCGTCCCGTGCGCGGGCGCGGCGCGGGCATCTTCCTGCACGTCCACGGGCGCGGGGCGACGGCCGGGTGCGTCTCCGTGCCGAAGGACGCCATGCGGCGGATCCTCACCTGGGCCGACCCGGCGCGGCGGCCGCACATCGCGGTGGGCACGGAGAGCGGGAGCACGGCCGTCACCCGCCTGTGA
- a CDS encoding ferredoxin reductase family protein, whose amino-acid sequence MTTTLAGGRAARRQTMRRIRPRRSPAVPLLIALWAGAAAVLWLWWDNTPSLADTTSKILAAGRITGLLAGYLMALVVLQMARVPALERRVGTDRVARWHAMTGRYTLCLVLAHVFLTMWGYALQAGKSLGDVVQQTVDSVNQLPDMGKAAIGTGLLFLIGILSIGGVRRLIGYDTWYHVHLLTYASVYMTFWHQITTGNEFAVEPTAKTFWYGLYGVVTALVVWYRILTPIRLNLRHRMRVEAVIEETPGIVSVLIGGRKLHRMGAEAGHFFRWRFLAPGMRFSSHPYSLSAAPRPDMLRITVKAIGDHTERLRDLTPGTRVWAEGPYGAMTAQRRSRGKVLLVAGGVGITPMRALFETLPGASGDITLLYRANSTQDLALWGELAKIADERGARLMYAVNSPDGERPDISAESLQRKIPDIGDHDVFMCGPPGFAQSVYEALRGAGVPARRIHHESFEM is encoded by the coding sequence GTGACCACCACGCTCGCAGGCGGCCGTGCCGCCCGCCGCCAGACGATGCGCCGCATCCGCCCGCGCCGCTCCCCGGCCGTCCCGCTGCTGATCGCCCTGTGGGCGGGGGCGGCGGCCGTGCTGTGGCTGTGGTGGGACAACACACCGTCCCTCGCGGACACCACGAGCAAGATCCTGGCCGCGGGCCGCATCACCGGTCTGCTCGCCGGCTACCTGATGGCGCTGGTGGTGCTCCAGATGGCGCGGGTCCCCGCGCTGGAACGCCGGGTGGGCACCGACCGGGTCGCACGCTGGCACGCCATGACCGGCCGCTACACGCTCTGCCTGGTCCTCGCCCACGTCTTCCTCACCATGTGGGGCTACGCCCTGCAGGCGGGCAAGTCGCTCGGTGACGTCGTCCAGCAGACCGTCGACTCCGTCAACCAGCTGCCCGACATGGGCAAGGCGGCCATCGGCACCGGCCTGCTGTTCCTCATCGGGATCCTGTCGATCGGCGGTGTCCGGCGCCTCATCGGGTACGACACCTGGTACCACGTGCACCTGCTCACGTACGCCTCGGTGTACATGACGTTCTGGCACCAGATCACGACCGGCAACGAGTTCGCCGTCGAGCCCACCGCGAAGACCTTCTGGTACGGGCTGTACGGCGTGGTGACCGCGCTGGTGGTCTGGTACCGGATCCTCACCCCGATCCGGCTGAACCTGCGGCACCGCATGCGGGTCGAGGCGGTCATCGAGGAGACCCCGGGCATCGTGTCCGTGCTGATCGGCGGGCGCAAGCTGCACCGGATGGGCGCCGAGGCCGGGCACTTCTTCCGCTGGCGGTTCCTGGCGCCCGGCATGCGGTTCAGCTCGCACCCGTACTCCCTGTCGGCGGCGCCCCGCCCGGACATGCTGCGGATCACCGTCAAGGCGATCGGCGACCACACCGAGCGGCTGCGCGACCTGACACCCGGCACCCGGGTGTGGGCGGAGGGCCCGTACGGCGCGATGACCGCGCAGCGCCGCAGCCGCGGCAAGGTGCTGCTGGTCGCGGGCGGTGTCGGCATCACCCCGATGCGGGCGCTGTTCGAGACGCTGCCGGGCGCGTCGGGGGACATCACGCTGCTCTACCGGGCCAACAGCACCCAGGACCTGGCCCTGTGGGGCGAACTGGCCAAGATCGCCGACGAGCGCGGGGCGCGGCTGATGTACGCGGTCAACAGCCCGGACGGCGAACGCCCCGACATCTCCGCCGAGTCCCTCCAGCGGAAGATCCCGGACATCGGCGACCACGACGTCTTCATGTGCGGGCC